The sequence TCTCCTTGGCCCAAAAGTTGAAAGTTTGTAGACATAGACTAGTTTAATGGCAGAAAACTCACAAAGCAAACTCCCGGAAAGAAATTGAGGATCTTCAAGCTAAACTAGAGGAGTTGCGGGTGGCTGGAATCAATGGGGGAGAGGAGGTTACCAGTTTGGAAGAGAAGTTGGAGCTGGCATATTTGAAAGAAGAGAGCTATTGGCGAGAAAAATCTAGAATCAAGTGGCTAAAAGAAGGAGATCAGAACACTAGATTCTTTCACCAGAAATTTCAATCAAGGATGCGAAGGAACAGAATTTGGAGATTAGTGGGAGGGACAATGAGATTGCATCGAAACCGGAGGATATTGCAAAGGTAGCTGAGGAATACTTTTGCgatatttttacttcttcttgTTCGGCTGATCCGAATCCATACTTAGAGGATTTGGAGTCTAAGGTTACAGCTTCCATGAACCGTAGGCTCCAAAGGCCAGTAACTATGGACGAGGTCAAAAGAGCTACATTTAGTGTTCATGCTCAGGGTGCTCCTGGTGATGACGGGTTTACAGCtaagttttttcactttttctgggaTATAGTTGGAGGTGACGTTTTTAAGGCAGTGAGAAGTTTCTTTCACAGTGGCAGAATTTTAAAAAGCTTCAATCATactcaaatttgtttgattccaaaggTGCCAGATGCCAGTGACATGACTCAGGTACGACCGATCAGTTTGTCTTCAGTTgtgtataaaattatttctaaagttatggtgcactgattacaaggtattatgaataaaattataagtcCAAATCAGAGTGCGTTTCTCAAAGGAAGACTCATTTCAGATAATATTCTAATTGCCCACGAATGTATGcactatttgaaaaataagagaagtggGGCAGAGCATGAGATGGCTATTAAACTAGACATGAGCAAGGCTTATGATAGGGTTGAATGGAATTTTTTATGGTATATTATGGATAAGCTGGGGTTTGATGCTAAATGGATTAACTAGACTAAGGAATTGGTAACGACTGTTTCTTACTCTGTTGTTGTGGAAGGTCAACCATTTGGCTATTTTAGGCCAAATAGGGGCATCCGACAGGGTGACCCCCTATCTCcatatctctttcttttttgtgcagaaggactttccttcttgctacacaagacAGAGCAAAACAGATTAATTCAAGGAGTTCAAGTTAATCGGAGATGCCAAACAATTAATCACCTTTTGTTTGCTGATGATTCAATCCTTTTTTGCAAGAGCGCACCTAATACAAGCCAAAGCATTCTAGAATTGCTAGAGACCTATGAGGGTTTTAGTGGGCAAAAAGTCAATTTGAATAAGTCGGCTATCTTTTTTAGTCACAACACTCCTCAGAACACAAGACTAGCAGTTGCTCAGAcactaaatattgaacatatcGGAGCACAAGACAAATACCTGGGACTGCCCTCTAtagttcaaaaatcaaagaaagcaacATTTGGAGCTATCAAGGATAAAGTTCAGAAGAGGATTATGGATTGGAAAAGAAGTATATTGTCATTAGGTGGCAGGCACACGCTGTTGAGAGCGGTGGGGGAGgcgattcctatttatacactctcttgttTCAAGCTCCCGGACACGCTGTTGACTGAGATTCATAGCATGCTCTCGCAATTTTGGTGGGGTCAAAAAGGCGCAGAACGAAGCatggtttggattaaatgggACACAATGACGAGACCAAAGAAAGATGGAGGGCTGGGAGGTATATATGAAGTTGGGTCAGGATACAAAATTGCTTATGGATTCTTTCATTCTCCTACTTCATTGAGGTCCCAGAACATACACAACAGAGTCTGGAATAGCATTTGGGAATTGAAATTACcacataaaattaagatttttctaTGGAAAAGTCTTCATGAAAAGCTTCCAGTGTTGCAACAAGTTCACAGCTGGTTCGCATCCACTCCTGCCACTTGTCCAAGATGCATGTTGAAGGCtgaatcaatttctcatgctTTGTTCCAATGCCCCCTGTCTTCAATAATATGGAGCCTAAACTTAATAACCCCTGACCTATGGATGAGAGAAGAAGAAACTTTTTTCAATTGGTGGCAACGAGTCTTATCCTGGGCAGCGGCTCAATTCGACGGTAGACAAAAGACCCTCCTCATAGCGGCACTGTGTTGGAGCACTTGGAAAGCGAGGAATCGATGTGTTTTTGAGAAGGTAATAAGCCCAGCACCAGAGATAGTGAAAGAAGCTAGCAATTTAGTGCGTGAACTCGTGAACCATACCTGATAGATGCTACtttttctttactcttactttactcttctttaaactcttagtctttcagtcacaggaataattttaatatttttttatctatttggCCACTTTTCTATTATCGTTAAGTCACGTtaactttttttaaataaaaagtaaaagtaacATAACCTAAATGAGCTgcgttttgttatttttttttattttagattttttctcctttttttttttattaaatgtaAAAAGAGGTACAATTGCATCCTTAAGCATTTATGCTTGGCAAAGTACATGCCTAATAAATAAACTTAATTATCTACCCATATTCCGTTAAGGATCATTTTCCAATAATTCAGATGACATAAAAGGTGGAAAATAGATTccctcaaattttttaaatatttgaaaaaataaagtgtcattttttatcattaattttataagtgagaccaaaattaaatatgagagaaag is a genomic window of Arachis ipaensis cultivar K30076 chromosome B06, Araip1.1, whole genome shotgun sequence containing:
- the LOC107647664 gene encoding uncharacterized protein LOC107647664 — translated: MEVVGSAMFTTMSQHLEEKVVIAGDFNAITSQAEKEGGGQKSATTIATFTNFIDSNELVDIGMVGHPFTWTNRRQGEDLVKERLDHYLVGMEWKMKFPNAVVHRLTESGSDHAPILMETEPQSWHSKRRFKYQERWCGEEDVKRIVSEKTHKANSRKEIEDLQAKLEELRVAGINGGEEVTSLEEKLELDAKEQNLEISGRDNEIASKPEDIAKVAEEYFCDIFTSSCSADPNPYLEDLESKVTASMNRRLQRPVTMDEVKRATFSVHAQGAPGDDGFTAKFFHFFWDIVGGDVFKAVRSFFHSGRILKSFNHTQICLIPKVPDASDMTQSAPNTSQSILELLETYEGFSGQKVNLNKSAIFFSHNTPQNTRLAVAQTLNIEHIGAQDKYLGLPSIVQKSKKATFGAIKDKVQKRIMDWKRSILSLGGRHTLLRAVGEAIPIYTLSCFKLPDTLLTEIHSMLSQFWWGQKGAERSMVWIKWDTMTRPKKDGGLGGIYEVGSGYKIAYGFFHSPTSLRSQNIHNRVWNSIWELKLPHKIKIFLWKSLHEKLPVLQQVHSWFASTPATCPRCMLKAESISHALFQCPLSSIIWSLNLITPDLWMREEETFFNWWQRVLSWAAAQFDGRQKTLLIAALCWSTWKARNRCVFEKVISPAPEIVKEASNLVRELVNHT